From the genome of Spinacia oleracea cultivar Varoflay chromosome 2, BTI_SOV_V1, whole genome shotgun sequence, one region includes:
- the LOC110790048 gene encoding probable WRKY transcription factor 27 produces the protein MENPPDWDLLAVVRSCCTTTTTTSATTSTPDLQPSPPPLPPTPPPSTSSQFTPLPQQQQLKQESYFSSSSPCSSTGGGVLFQFSNPFECSSSSTTSFELQDICKPLICSTIHNNNNNNNNNNNNNNNNNNNSSCFQSLSSVSLASPVSSPSSVITGRSFGVGEQQQTQQIRGLIKPSHVIFGTSPSITTSNAQRTKKRKNLMKKVCHVPAEGLSSDMWAWRKYGQKPIKGSPYPRGYYRCSSSKGCLARKQVERNRSDPKMFIVTYTSEHNHPMPTHRNSLAGSTRQKPLSSAGTPPEQPSCSSPSAASRSPLTEKSESKTEGDDMIKEEDDTSEMALSDLMLNDDFYVGFEQIDGSDGSDCFSDHFSPSSDFPWLSSSSSTAAAAGGS, from the exons ATGGAAAACCCTCCAGATTGGGATCTACTCGCCGTAGTCAGAAGCTGTTGCACCACTACAACAACCACATCAGCCACCACATCAACGCCGGATCTACAACCTTctccaccaccactaccaccaaCACCACCACCATCTACGTCTTCCCAGTTCACCCCTCTTCCTCAACAACAGCAATTAAAACAGGAGTCATACTTTTCATCTTCATCTCCTTGTTCATCAACTGGGGGTGGTGTTCTTTTCCAGTTTTCAAACCCCTTTGAGTGTTCTTCTTCCTCAACGACGTCGTTTGAGTTGCAGGATATTTGCAAACCTTTGATTTGCTCCACCATtcacaataacaacaacaacaacaacaacaacaacaacaacaacaacaacaacaacaataacagtaGTTGTTTCCAGTCTCTATCCTCTGTTTCCTTAGCATCCCCTGTTTCTTCGCCGTCGTCGGTTATCACCGGAAGATCTTTTGGAGTTGGGGAACAACAACAAACGCAGCAAATTCGAGGATTAATTAAACCTTCTCATGTCATTTTTGGAACTTCTCCTTCTATTACTACTTCTAATGCTCAGAGAACAAAGAAAAG GAAGAATTTGATGAAGAAAGTGTGCCATGTTCCAGCAGAAGGTCTTTCCTCTGATATGTGGGCTTGGAGAAAATATGGCCAGAAACCCATCAAAGGCTCCCCATATCCAAG GGGATATTACAGATGTAGCAGTTCGAAGGGGTGTTTAGCCAGAAAACAAGTAGAGCGCAACAGATCAGACCCTAAAATGTTCATAGTCACCTACACATCAGAACACAACCACCCTATGCCGACTCACAGGAACTCCCTCGCCGGAAGCACACGCCAAAAGCCTCTCTCCTCCGCCGGAACACCGCCAGAGCAGCCCTCCTGCTCGTCTCCCTCCGCCGCGAGTCGTTCTCCTTTGACCGAGAAGTCAGAGTCCAAGACAGAAGGGGATGATATGATCAAAGAGGAGGATGATACTAGTGAGATGGCTCTATCCGATTTGATGCTAAATGATGATTTCTACGTGGGGTTTGAGCAAATCGACGGCTCAGATGGTAGTGATTGCTTTTCAGATCATTTTTCGCCGTCGTCGGATTTTCCTTGGTTAAGCAGCAGTAGTAGTACGGCAGCCGCCGCTGGAGGGAGTTGA